A portion of the Drosophila sechellia strain sech25 chromosome 2R, ASM438219v1, whole genome shotgun sequence genome contains these proteins:
- the LOC6609403 gene encoding transferrin isoform X1: protein MQWLTLILVVLFASFLSKSMCVAVQPPDDGKLRVCVVESRGVYRKTPKFCPLLEAKSNIECVIGVDRLDCVRRIHKGTAHFGVLTSEDLVAARWASVEILVASELRSHESHFEYEIVAVVDNNANIHTVHDLRGARLCHPGYGLGNHWTEVLANYFEAAIVSKTCDPEMTVTEDRIASTAKYFGPSCKAGPWVPDPKQDRILKNRYPSLCEMCYEPDSCDQTDKHWGRRGALYCLTSGGGNVAWARLDDVRSHFGFSGIPAQSNPSDFSYLCPNGHLQPLNASQPCVWVAKPWPVVAARRTHAAQVQRLVTGLSHDEPDSWQHALLSLLETYHVFTVPLDNVIAIDDYLDQATAFQSAYSFPECNPPRSIVFCTTSIIQHIKCSWLQEASQVYGVQPNIQCVRTIDEKQCLDNTKFKETDVVLVDQEMRMKAQRDYNLVPLLYEFAADMHDRYVTIALVHKDAKLESFKDLKGARACLPSFEGAAHLSVQETIVNATGKVQSLHSFFNRDSCLWNPQSGRKCPLHYQGDEGALRCLSEGADVAFLSSDVYKKYVAGNLTSNWLTPGNHKDFRVLCPYGGIEKRSHFEYCYLHWTTRGHLMTHNSSLTRRNEIYNSLRDMDQLFGRKYKSETRPFTLYGIFDKRNNVLFRDDTDGLLGLQELHRDNAKRVMEHIYDRYANTQYYRNFDESGATKSSHNLGKLLACLLFVVGQLFA from the exons TGCGTGTTTGTGTGGTGGAATCGCGTGGCGTTTATCGGAAAACCCCCAAGTTCTGTCCGCTGCTGGAGGCGAAGAGCAACATCGAGTGCGTCATTGGCGTGGATCGATTGGATTGCGTGAGGCGTATCCACAAGGGCACCGCCCACTTTGGAGTGCTCACCTCGGAGGATCTGGTGGCCGCCCGCTGGGCCAGCGTGGAGATCCTGGTGGCCAGCGAGTTGCGCTCCCACGAGTCGCACTTTGAGTACGAAATTGTGGCGGTGGTGGACAACAACGCCAATATCCATACAGTTCATGATCTTCGGGGTGCAAGGCTGTGCCATCCTGGCTACGGTCTGGGCAATCACTGGACAGAGGTCCTGGCTAAT TACTTTGAAGCTGCCATCGTCTCAAAGACCTGTGATCCCGAAATGACCGTCACGGAAGATCGGATAGCATCCACAGCCAAGTACTTCGGTCCCAGTTGCAAGGCTGGTCCTTGGGTGCCCGATCCcaagcaggaccgcatcctaAAGAACCGATATCCATCGCTGTGCGAGATGTGCTACGAACCGGATAGCTGTGACCAGACCGACAAGCACTGGGGACGCCGCGGAGCTCTCTATTGTCTGACCAGTGGTGGCGGCAACGTGGCCTGGGCTCGTCTGGATGATGTGCGCAGTCATTTTGGA TTCTCTGGCATTCCGGCCCAGTCGAATCCCTCGGACTTCAGCTATCTCTGCCCGAATGGTCATCTGCAGCCATTGAACGCCAGTCAACCATGCGTTTGGGTGGCCAAGCCGTGGCCCGTGGTGGCTGCCCGTCGTACCCATGCCGCCCAAGTACAGCGTCTGGTCACTGGACTCAGTCACGACGAGCCAGATAGTTGGCAGCATGCGCTGCTCAGCCTGCTGGAGACTTACCACGTTTTCACTGTGCCACTGGATAATGTCATAGCTATTGATGACTACCTGGACCAGGCCACCGCATTCCAGTCCGCCTACAGCTTCCCGGAATGCAATCCGCCGCGTTCCATTGTCTTCTGCACCACTTCCATCATCCAGCACATCAAGTGCTCCTGGCTGCAGGAGGCTTCTCAAGTTTATGGTGTGCAACCGAACATTCAGTGCGTCCGCACCATAGATGAGAAACAGTGCCTGGATAATACCAAGTTCAAGGAAACAGATGTGGTGTTGGTGGATCAGGAAATGCGCATGAAAGCTCAGCGGGATTACAATCTAGTGCCATTGCTATACGAGTTCGCAGCGGATATGCATGATCGGTATGTGACCATTGCGCTCGTACACAAGGATGCCAAGCTCGAGAGCTTTAAGGATCTCAAAGGAGCCAGAGCCTGCTTGCCATCCTTCGAGGGAGCTGCCCATTTGTCCGTTCAGGAGACTATTGTCAATGCCACTGGCAAGGTGCAATCGCTGCACTCTTTCTTCAACCGCGACTCCTGTTTGTGGAATCCCCAGAGCGGCCGCAAGTGTCCTCTTCACTACCAGGGCGACGAAGGTGCCCTGCGTTGCCTTTCCGAGGGCGCCGACGTGGCCTTTCTCAGCTCGGATGTGTACAAGAAGTATGTGGCCGGCAACCTCACCTCGAATTGGTTGACTCCTGGTAATCACAAGGATTTCCGGGTGTTGTGCCCATACGGCGGCATTGAGAAGCGCTCCCACTTTGAGTACTGCTATCTTCATTGGACCACCCGTGGCCACCTGATGACGCACAACTCCTCGCTGACGCGACGCAATGAGATCTATAACTCTTTGCGCGATATGGATCAGTTGTTTGGTAGGAAGTACAAGAGTGAGACGCGTCCATTTACCCTCTACGGCATCTTTGATAAAAGGAACAATGTGCTGTTCCGGGACGACACCGATGGGCTTCTGGGCCTCCAGGAGCTGCACCGCGACAATGCCAAGCGCGTGATGGAGCACATCTACGATCGGTATGCCAATACCCAGTACTACAGGAATTTCGACGAGAGTGGAGCCACGAAATCCAGTCATAACTTGGGGAAATTGCTTGCCTGCTTATTATTTGTAGTGGGTCAGCTGTTTGCCTAG
- the LOC6609403 gene encoding transferrin isoform X2, producing the protein MMENYFEAAIVSKTCDPEMTVTEDRIASTAKYFGPSCKAGPWVPDPKQDRILKNRYPSLCEMCYEPDSCDQTDKHWGRRGALYCLTSGGGNVAWARLDDVRSHFGFSGIPAQSNPSDFSYLCPNGHLQPLNASQPCVWVAKPWPVVAARRTHAAQVQRLVTGLSHDEPDSWQHALLSLLETYHVFTVPLDNVIAIDDYLDQATAFQSAYSFPECNPPRSIVFCTTSIIQHIKCSWLQEASQVYGVQPNIQCVRTIDEKQCLDNTKFKETDVVLVDQEMRMKAQRDYNLVPLLYEFAADMHDRYVTIALVHKDAKLESFKDLKGARACLPSFEGAAHLSVQETIVNATGKVQSLHSFFNRDSCLWNPQSGRKCPLHYQGDEGALRCLSEGADVAFLSSDVYKKYVAGNLTSNWLTPGNHKDFRVLCPYGGIEKRSHFEYCYLHWTTRGHLMTHNSSLTRRNEIYNSLRDMDQLFGRKYKSETRPFTLYGIFDKRNNVLFRDDTDGLLGLQELHRDNAKRVMEHIYDRYANTQYYRNFDESGATKSSHNLGKLLACLLFVVGQLFA; encoded by the exons TACTTTGAAGCTGCCATCGTCTCAAAGACCTGTGATCCCGAAATGACCGTCACGGAAGATCGGATAGCATCCACAGCCAAGTACTTCGGTCCCAGTTGCAAGGCTGGTCCTTGGGTGCCCGATCCcaagcaggaccgcatcctaAAGAACCGATATCCATCGCTGTGCGAGATGTGCTACGAACCGGATAGCTGTGACCAGACCGACAAGCACTGGGGACGCCGCGGAGCTCTCTATTGTCTGACCAGTGGTGGCGGCAACGTGGCCTGGGCTCGTCTGGATGATGTGCGCAGTCATTTTGGA TTCTCTGGCATTCCGGCCCAGTCGAATCCCTCGGACTTCAGCTATCTCTGCCCGAATGGTCATCTGCAGCCATTGAACGCCAGTCAACCATGCGTTTGGGTGGCCAAGCCGTGGCCCGTGGTGGCTGCCCGTCGTACCCATGCCGCCCAAGTACAGCGTCTGGTCACTGGACTCAGTCACGACGAGCCAGATAGTTGGCAGCATGCGCTGCTCAGCCTGCTGGAGACTTACCACGTTTTCACTGTGCCACTGGATAATGTCATAGCTATTGATGACTACCTGGACCAGGCCACCGCATTCCAGTCCGCCTACAGCTTCCCGGAATGCAATCCGCCGCGTTCCATTGTCTTCTGCACCACTTCCATCATCCAGCACATCAAGTGCTCCTGGCTGCAGGAGGCTTCTCAAGTTTATGGTGTGCAACCGAACATTCAGTGCGTCCGCACCATAGATGAGAAACAGTGCCTGGATAATACCAAGTTCAAGGAAACAGATGTGGTGTTGGTGGATCAGGAAATGCGCATGAAAGCTCAGCGGGATTACAATCTAGTGCCATTGCTATACGAGTTCGCAGCGGATATGCATGATCGGTATGTGACCATTGCGCTCGTACACAAGGATGCCAAGCTCGAGAGCTTTAAGGATCTCAAAGGAGCCAGAGCCTGCTTGCCATCCTTCGAGGGAGCTGCCCATTTGTCCGTTCAGGAGACTATTGTCAATGCCACTGGCAAGGTGCAATCGCTGCACTCTTTCTTCAACCGCGACTCCTGTTTGTGGAATCCCCAGAGCGGCCGCAAGTGTCCTCTTCACTACCAGGGCGACGAAGGTGCCCTGCGTTGCCTTTCCGAGGGCGCCGACGTGGCCTTTCTCAGCTCGGATGTGTACAAGAAGTATGTGGCCGGCAACCTCACCTCGAATTGGTTGACTCCTGGTAATCACAAGGATTTCCGGGTGTTGTGCCCATACGGCGGCATTGAGAAGCGCTCCCACTTTGAGTACTGCTATCTTCATTGGACCACCCGTGGCCACCTGATGACGCACAACTCCTCGCTGACGCGACGCAATGAGATCTATAACTCTTTGCGCGATATGGATCAGTTGTTTGGTAGGAAGTACAAGAGTGAGACGCGTCCATTTACCCTCTACGGCATCTTTGATAAAAGGAACAATGTGCTGTTCCGGGACGACACCGATGGGCTTCTGGGCCTCCAGGAGCTGCACCGCGACAATGCCAAGCGCGTGATGGAGCACATCTACGATCGGTATGCCAATACCCAGTACTACAGGAATTTCGACGAGAGTGGAGCCACGAAATCCAGTCATAACTTGGGGAAATTGCTTGCCTGCTTATTATTTGTAGTGGGTCAGCTGTTTGCCTAG